The Polyodon spathula isolate WHYD16114869_AA chromosome 15, ASM1765450v1, whole genome shotgun sequence genome segment ttattttcagtgTGCCTTATTGCTGTATCACATTACCCCTCATTCCAGTGATGGTCTTCAGTGTGCCTTATTGCTGTATCACATTACCCCTCATTCCAGTGATGGTCTTCAGTGTGCCTTATTGATGTATCACATTACCCCTCATTCCAGTGATGGTCTTCAGTGTGCCTTATTGCTGTATCACATTACCCCTCATTCCAGTGATGGTCTTCAGTGTGCCCTATTGCTGTATCACATTACCCCTCATTGTTCTTTTGTGCTTTGTGGTAGAATGATGTGTCCTCGTCTTGTGTTGTAGTGCTTCGCATTGAATATATTGAAtcatttttttcagattgaaaactactgtaaaaaccttttgtataagtctattttcaaggtatttttagggggagtgacttatacaccgttgtgacctataggctttttcctgaaattgttgtatcaaaaagggggaggggggaggggttacAGTAATAAGTTTACAGTCATGCAGCTGATGGTATGGCAAAGCACTGCTCTGACCTGTCCAAGCATTACTCTAAACTCCTAACCCACCTGGTTTTAAGGTTGTCTCTCCCACACAGTCACTCTTCTGGTCTATTGAACCTTGGAAAAAGCATTCAGTTTGTATGCAGTCAGATCATATAACTGTTCTGGCTCCAACTGACTATGATGGGACAGAAATGGTTCACAGCTGTAATGCCGCTTTGTTACTGAGGGCTTTATTTTGAAGTGAGCGTTTGCTCCCATATTTTTCTGAAAGAATATTAAACAACTCAATACAACCATTTTAACTTATCAGTAACTACAACACAAGTTAGTTATtactagttttatatttattgtcattaaaaaaagctGTTTGCATGCTTCAAAACTGGACCCTGGATGTTCTGCAGGATTGTCTTAACAGttctataaaataaacagaagtgTTCCTAGACATTTGCCAGAGCATAGGACTTGCCTGTGTATCTTGCAGTGTAATAACTGTGAAAAAAGATGAGAACAGGGAAAGCTAAAAGTTAAACTTTTGCTCATGGCCCATGTTTCCTCCTCGGATATGTAAATGAGCATTACTATGCGGTTAACAGGGTTTTATTACAATTTGAAACTGGTTAACAGTGTCTCTTACtgctatttaaaacatttatttttacattgcagATGTTTGTACCTTTCaataatgatttgtttatttatttattttttaaagctaaacCTTTTATTTGAATGTTCTACTGCGTCTAATGGCGTTTCTTGATTACtggacacatactgtacagtagctctTCACTCTTTTGGTAGTTTTACGGTCAAGCATTCCTACTGTGATTAAagggcacttaaaaaaaaaaaaaaaaaaacagttaaagtgCCATTAGTGTTGCATGAATTTATTATGTCGAGTGTTTAtgttaatgttttctttcatctttttGAAACATGCACAACAGAAAGAATCGCTTTAAAGGGTAGGTTTgtatttatgaaatgtatttcaaataataataataataataataataatactgaaatgTAACTTACAGTACCGGTAGTCCTGTTGCTACAAATGTGCATACTATCCCGGAAAGCACTGTaatgtgctgtttaaattgtattttacccaGCCCAAACTTCTGAAAAGGCCTTTACAAACAGGTTTCATTTTCTCTGCGTtgaataaaatatgtgttttaataaacttcAGTGCAAAATCTGCTGCACACAATTATTACCACcagtgaattttttttaatgtatcgtGCTGAGTTCTGTATATTTGGTGGGCTTTCACTTGCAGTCAGATGCACTATTTATTATGTTTGAAGTATTCTATACTGTTTTACTTTGTTAGCTTCAATTCTTGCTGTTTTTATGAGGTTtgtatacaactttttttttttttttttttttttttttttttttttacaactgaccGGAACAGAATAGGAACTTTACATATAACAGATCCACAATTGTGTGCAGGTCATCTCATCTCATCACGCAAGATCAGAGAGACATACACTCTCCCTCCCCcccgccctttttttttttttaaactacaaagtTGAAAACAAAAATTTATTCTCTTGCTTGCAATTAATAACTGAGTGGCTTAGTGACTTCCCAGGAGAAGCATGTTCTTTACAGTACCTGAAAATGTATGGATAATAGAAAGTAGCATGTTCAAGTGGTGAGATTGAAAGGGTTTCAGTAGGGCTAATATGGGTATTTACAACCTCTTGGTTTGTCGTTTCCAAAGGTGGAAACAAATTGGTATGCAAGTTATTTTCTGAATGCATGTTCTGCTTTTGCTAATGATGCTCATCGCTCTCTATTGTTTTTCAGGAGAAATGAACCTGTGATCCGGCCTCACTCCTGGCACTCCACCAAGTTCACAGAGAGCCAGTCTGAAGCTGCCCCTGCTGTCTGGCCCACCAGATACGACACAAGGTGAATCTGCATGGCTAAAAATAAGCGAATTGTTAGATATTCTGGTAGCACATACAATACAACCCATGTTAAGTGCACTGGTGACATTCTCTTGTCTATTCCACATTCCAAAGATTGGCACAAATAAGGTAGAAAATGGATGTTGGGTATGTACAGTCAGGGTTCTCCTCAGGAATTCTATATAGCTGGGTGGCAGAGCATTATAGCGGGGAGTGATTTTAACAGACAAATTAAATTgtcttaccttaaatatataataagacaaagaatttgaataataagaaattgaataatgaataataatccaCCCTAATTCATACCCAGGCTACACTGTTCCATTTACGCCCTGATCCTttgcagactttttttgtgtttctggtaGAGCTTGCACAACATAGCACCCAATTTCTTGCTGTAAAAAATCCATTTCCATACCCCCCCACATAAATCATTCCCACTatcacaatgtttcttttttatgcaCTGGACCCTCTTGAGGTTCTTCCCATTCACTTCTGCAAGATGCTCTTTGTTGACTATGTCAgttgctctttttcattttcgacattttttctatttttttcatcaTCCATTTCAGTTTGGTAATTTCTGTCTTCTTTGTCTGTTGTATCTATATTATctatatttttgctttgaaaataattggttattttttgtgcttaaaacagaaaacccaccccttcaactctctgattggttaaatgtagtcgagacgtaacacagctgtcatgtggttccaagattgtGTTGTACAGCCTGAGCTCTGTTGTTGCACTTTGCTCAGATGTAACGCTAGTGTTCAAATTAAGTTAATTCTTTTCCTTTTCTTAAAGGTTCCTCTTTATGAAAACTCTTGTCTATTTAATGTGTCTTTTCAGTTTCGCATGATATATAGCTGCCATGTAACTGTGAATACATAGGACAGTGAACATGGTATAATTTGTGCACAGAACGCATAGAGGCCTGAACAGCAGTATGGTGCAGATTATGAAAATACAATACTTTCTTTCCTAAATAATTAGCAATAATTCCTCCTCAAAAATATCCTTTGACAGGTTTCTGCATTTATGTAGCACAAAGAAACCTCTTGAATGTGTATCTCTCAAGGATATTATTAGGCTTCCCTTTGTACTGCTTAATTGAACTGCCACCATACAGACTCTTGGATTATTATATCAAAAGCGACCTTTTAAGCAGAAAATATATTTAGATCCACACAAAAACTTGGTGCCAGGGAACTGTATTCTTCAGAAATGTTGCCAGGGATGTGCAACCACTGtatcaagtaaaacattttaagagaAGTTTTTGTATCCTTGTGGGCATACAGTAATTTGCTAAGCTTTTAAAGTCTCTAACTAATGCATATATGTAAAATGAACTTGTAAAATGcctttttctctttatttctaGTTCGGCTTCACATGACCTGTCTAACTCATGGGATCAGACGAACCTGCAGCGATTTTCCGATCAGTTCAGCTCCCTGGGCAGCATGGACAGCCTAGACCATTCCTCCAACAGCTGCCAGCATGGACGACTCTCTCCTGCCAAGTCCAACAACAGCATCGACAACCTGGTAGGAGGCAGCGgtggaggcagcagcagcaagcgGGATTCGGCTTATAGCTCTTTCTCTACCAGCTCCAGTACCCCAGACTACACTTTGTCAAAGAGCAACGCAGCCTCCACTGAGAACATGCTGTATAAAGTGGGCCAATGTGACTCTGGGAGATATGGAAACGGGAGGCACAGCCAGAGCCTGAATGAGAACAGCAGATTGGATGACAGGCAGGGATATCTGCAGCTGCCGGCTAGGAATGGGGGCAGAGAAAGCCCAAGGACAGAAGAGCAGCCTGGATCACGGCACTCCAGCTCAGGGAAGTCCAGCTTTGGCCCGGTGTGGCACGTCCCTGAAAAGAAGAGTGCCCCCTCCCCGCCACCTCCCCTCCCTCCGGTCCGCAGCGATAGCTTTGCAGCTACCAAAGTTCACGAAAAAGGTCTCCTTCCGCCTTACTCTGAGAGATCTGACCCCCAGAACTTTAAAAAACCTCAACCCAGGGTTGCAGGCGGGCCACCTGTCGAACCTGCAGACTATCAACAGAAGCTCATCCGTGTCAATGAAAGAGGACCTGGTGCAAGGAGGAGCTGTAACCCTCCTCCCAAGAACGATTCTTCCTCGTACCTATCGATGGACAGCTATAATAATAACCAGTTAAGTGCTAATCGGTTACAGTCTTTGTCGAGCACAGATGTACGGATTGGCCAACCTCCCCATGTGTATGTGGCCCATCACCAGCGGCAGTACAGTGACGAAAGCACTTTATATACGCACACTCGGTCTACTGCAGTACCAAAGCAACAGAGTGTTGGCAACTATTATAACAGCATGCAAGAGTTACCGACTGACAACTTTAATCAGTACTATAATCAGGCCCAAGTCAGGACCTCTAGTGCTTCCTTGGCCAATCCCCCTACAGAGCAAAATATGGAGAGTGCAGGGCATAACAGATATTACTGCGTTACAGCAAGGCAGCCAGCCCAGTCGGTCTCTCAGGCATCACTGGTGAAAGTTGAAAACTGGAAAGGTTGCACAGGGACAGAGTCGGCCCAGGGACTAAGTGAAAGGAACTCGCCTGCTCCCACAAAGGTCCAGAAACCAAAATACCCACTACCTCACCCTGAAGTACAGGAGAACAGTGGCTATTATTGGCTGGAGGACAGCCATGACAGGTCTCCTGCAACCGTGGAAGAGATGCCATCGGTAAAACCCATTGGCGATGAAAGGGGAAGCCAGAAGAGTAACAATGGATATCATTTAGAATCTCATTACATTGGCTTTACCCATAACACACAGGATAACCTCAAGAACTGTGGTGTTGTTCAGCAGAGAAGTCAGCAAAAAGAGCCCCAGTGGCCAGAAGATGAAGGCAAGATTTGTCCACAGAAAACCCCAATGTTGCACTCCCTAGCTCAAGAGAGCAAACATTTAGCCTCCAAACAGGTGGCGCCTCCAAACAGCTACAGGCAGGATGCTTTAGACCCTCTTGCCACAAAACAGCAGCGACGGAGCGACCGTTATGCCACCACATTACGGAATGAAATTCAAATGAGAAGAGCCAAGCTACAGAAAAGCAAAAGTGCAGCCACCCTGACGGATCCCGACGAGGTTGAAGAGGAAGCTGAAAGCTGGAAGGAGGAGTCAGCTGAGCACTCCACATCATCTTCAGATGGCTCCTTCTCCAACACTTACAAGGATCACCTGAAGGAAGCTCAGGCCAGAGTTCTTGGGGCTACATCTTTCAGGAGACGGGATCTGGAGCCTGTATTGCTTGAGCATCCAGCAAGCCCATCTGATACCTTGCCCTGTTACCCCACAATGACATCATCTCATCCACATAAAGATGTTAACCCCCAGCCTGGCTTTCCTGAGGCCCCACAAAGCAAACCTATCCCTGCAGCTGCTGGTGGTGCTTCCCACAAGTCTCGCATCGGTGGCAGGAAACGCTTCACAGCTGAACAGAAAGTCAGATCCTACTCTGAGCCAGACAAGATGCATGAGGTGGGAGTGAGCAAGACCCACCATCATTCCAATAATGCTGATAAGTTCATTACTTTTGCAGATCGACGCAAATTCTTTGAATCAACCAGCAAGCCTGCATTCCTAAAACCGGCAAACAGGCCAAACCAACAGGGCTCCGTCGACGAACAAAGTGAGGTCAGATCTTCCAGAAGACTACACCCTAATGAGACTGAGGAGTCTTGGTATGAGCGGAGAGTCCGTGCCACCTCCTTTGGCTACGAAAGCTCTCTGGGAGCTCTTCACGAGGATAAAGATAACTATAGGGATATAAGCAAGAAGTACTCAGACAGGTATATGATGCTGGAACAGCAGCGCTTAGGTACTTTTGCAGAGTATGAGGCTACCTGGAATGAGCAAAAGAAGCCATCAGAAGCAAAGACCTCTGGAATGTACCACTCTGCTGACAACATCCTGGATTCAGGGTTCGAAGAGCATAGTAAACCTCAGTACGTGCATGAAAGATCCAGGTCATCTCCGTCTGCAGATTTCTATGGAAAGGTAAACtaatttttaaatgttcctatccgtttaagatgttttattgatttactttTGGTAGTCCTTTTTAACTGAATCTCTGTGCTATTcgctttcattgggattccaaataaTGTTATCCTAGGATAACAGGACACTGTACAGTTTCAATTACAAATGACACAAAGGCTCCCACTTGGATCTTTCTGTCACAGAGTACTGAGTGCTTCAGTTAAATTCGGAAACTGAACATAATATCTTGCGAGGCAGAGCCATAAAACTTATGACATTGGTTTTGTAAGTATTGTTGAAAGCAGCAACGACAAAACAGTAAACTCCAAATGCAAATGGCTGTATAATGAATATAAATATGTGTAATATCAGTAGAAGTAACACTGCTGTCTTTTTTGAGTCtgaatttgaatgttttaaacatGCTACAACGAGTCTCTGTAAAAATTGGCTGTAGTCCTATATGTCTTTTACATCATATTGTTGTAATTATTACCCtaggtacaaataaaaataaattcactgtTGTCTGAGCAGAGCTATAGAGGAATTAGACCTTCACTGCCATATATCACTATCCTGAAATAAtgttttgtactattgtaccaGTGTACTATGCAAAATgaaactgtaattaaaatactGCCAGGTTAGTTTGTGTACTGaatttttataatccaattgtattaatttatgcAGTATTGAAAACCTCAATTTCCTACCACGACCAGGTGCACAGTGCCCTAAAAGAAAAGCCAGTGAAAATACACAGTGTGCCTCTTTCACAGTCCACTTAGGTTATTGGAAACAGGGTTTAACTGACCcttttattaaaatatgggaATGTATTTGGAGACATCCGATCACGTGCAGGTATACATGTCTGTAGCTTGCAAGATGGAAACTGTAAATTTCCCAATATTCCAGCCAGATTGACAGGCAACGTGACTAATTAAAGTAACAACACATTCAGGTTTAGTTATTAATCCAAGTTCGTAAATGTTGACACACCCAGTGAACAAGGAGTAGGTGTAGTTGCAAAATACAACTTTTCATACGATAAGCTGTATTAAATAAGAATTGTATtacattgaatattttatttttctttatgccAAGGCATACCAAGTCCTCAAGAAAGAGGTTTCATAACAAAAGGTCTTCTTTCAGTTTGAAGCTCTAAGTCTGTTAAAGATTATTTTGtcgtaaatcttttttttttttttttcccccccccccccccccccaagagtgtTGTTGTGCAAGCAAAGAAGAAAGCTGAAAATTCTCAAAAAGACCAAAAACTTCCTGGGGCTAAAAACACAGATTGCGACATTTCTGTAGCAAGGTAAGGAAACGGaacataaaagtattttatttgcaggATATGCCATTTCAGAACAATTTTTAAATCGTTATCTACATTTTTTGTCGAAGCCCTTTTAGAATTTTATGATGCATGTTTCCAACACTATGAGAGTTATGTTTTTATGCATAAGATAATGCATTAAGAAGAATCTGTTGGCTACAGTtcataaagagaaaaatacattgtCCTCTATAGACTTATCTCTTGCAAGTTTGCATTTAGTTAGTTGTATTTCTATTAATGGGAGTCGAATGTAGCGGcttgtgtttctttatttctaaTACAGAGTTGCAGTTTTTAAATAGTATAGTTTAGCATTCTTATTGCAGATTTTGTGAGTTTGCTTGACTGTTTTATCCCAGCGATGCTGGTTCATTTGGTTTAGAAAAGCTGGTACTCCAGAACCCAGTGTGTCCGAAAAATGATTTTGTATTACAACTTAGTTTGCCATGTAGCTTGTGTGTCTTACACTGATGAATTACTGAGTAGGTGGATCATGGTTTTTATGACTGCATTCATTAGTAGATCTCCTAACAATGCGTGCCAGTGTGAGAATAATACACCTACGCTTGTACTTTGTTCTTACTTGTGCATAACAATTGTGTCTTTTATAACTGGGTAATCCATGCCAATCACATGGCTGAGAACCAGCTGTAAAAAGCTGTCTCATATAAAAAGTATTTGGTGGTGTTAGGCCATAGCATGTAGATACGACTCGTAGACAGAAGGCCCTGTATCAGTAATGCTCAGGTGAGTCTTCCATTATAATAGTATGAACGttgattttatatacacacacacacacacacacacacaggcagtcctcgcacttacgacacaattggttcctgaaagtcacaTTGTAAGTCAAAGCAtgttttcccataggaacaatgttataaattggggttacgttcctgactcttctgccagataatatagttttacaaaaatgacccattGTATTGTActcttgcaaatatttatttaactctttacactcagcccggtggttacaCGCATATTACTCGGACACCTACCtcgcttgtttaaaagtacagactcatgGATTTCCAATGACGATTTCAGTGTGTGTACGTGGTACTCCTAGCaagaaatacgatcgcctgaagttaagcccctcatcatgtgacagagttcacagctttggttttgttttgagtctcagacattgttaagggcaaataaattctaaaaaaaaaaaaaaaaaaaccaaaaaacagttacatgcattaaaaaaagaaaactctagaCTAAGTCAggcgaccacggcaggtactgcggtTCGGACACCGAGCTGCGCACATGAAGCATGGCTCTGGTCCTGCTGTGTCGTAAATGCCGCATCGATGTCGTAAAgtgaagcagggtaataatgcaaaagagttgtAAGTGCCATGCGTCGTAAATCGAAACGTCTTAAGTTGAggattgcgtgtgtgtgtgtgtgtgtgtgtgtgtatataatatatatatattatatatataaatatatatattaaaaaataaaaattttaggtactaaaataaaaaaaaggttaattttatATATCTTATGATTAAGTgcaaatatataatgtatgtatcaaAAGTGTAACTCTGATGCAAAAACATAGCATCACTTATTCAGtgttttaacttttatttgtacTGTCCCTTGTTGCTCTACACACAAAACTCATTATGACGCTGGCATGGATACCATTAGAACTTGTCATTGATAAAATACAGTCAGCAGCTGACTTTACAGTATGCTGCTCATGTTTATTCTCATTAAACTTTCTTTTAATCAGCTAAATCATTTATATGCTGTCTTCTTAGTTCCCATCTTCTGATTTAAGATCTTATGGGTAACGATACATTACTTTTGAagttattgtcttaatgtttaatacacagctgtattctatgattcttttAGTCAAGTTCCATTTTCGGTGATAAtagctgccacattgttttaaccactggCCATATCAATAGCCTTACATTTCCCACCGGggatgtgttgtttttgttcactttttttttaaaaaagatcatTTTTACTTGCTAGAATTTCAAATGTTTAATTCCAGATGTTGTCTATTTTAAATTTGTTGATGTAATTACTGAATATCGGATTAAGTTCTAATAAACTGGCACTGAAGAATGCCTTGTTATAAGCAGAAAAAGTCTTTTTTGTCCTTGTCTGTAGTTAAATTATGCATGTGGCTAACTGGTTTCCAAGGTCCTGAAACAAATATGTGCTCTGAAGTTCTTGCACTCCCATTAACCCTGGAATTCAACAGATGGGAAAGGCAGGCTGGGCTTGATGTTGTGTGGGTTTTACAGCTGCTGTTCATTAAAGCTGCCACAATGTACTCCCTtagaaatgctgttttaaatcattttggctTCTGTCATATTCTGTACTATTATATACCTACTTAATACGTGTGTGGTGTGACAACAAATTCTACTTTTATACCgtaacaatattataatatatatatttaatatatataatgcttATTACATATATATGTCTGGTGCTGACATAAAGCAAATAAATAGGGCTTTTGGTTTGaagattatataataatatatatatatatatatatatatatatatatatatatatatatatatataaaaattaaattttttaatgaaatacataatGTATATCGGAACTGGTTTCCAAAACGTAGTTGCATCACACTGTACTTGTTTAAACTTCGTGTATAACGTTCAAATTGACACAAgattgagttattattattattattattattattattattattattattattattttttttattattattattatttcaatgtttccagtttgaaaaaaatgttacacaagtTTACAGATCTGGAGGGGCTAAATGAATGTGCACTATATAGTATTAAA includes the following:
- the LOC121327536 gene encoding protein Shroom2-like isoform X5, encoding MDIVDDKRTDQRFTDKNQRLVRGIVDQQGVEILSVMEQRAADTEGTSLVEVVLTGGAPWGFTLKGGLEHREPLVITKIEEGSKAAAAGKLQAGDEIVSINEFLTGYRQEAICLVKGSHKSLTLVVKRKMKMMDIVAQKMPSETDVHVARSFLTKILRSSMRKNRFKGRNEPVIRPHSWHSTKFTESQSEAAPAVWPTRYDTSSASHDLSNSWDQTNLQRFSDQFSSLGSMDSLDHSSNSCQHGRLSPAKSNNSIDNLVGGSGGGSSSKRDSAYSSFSTSSSTPDYTLSKSNAASTENMLYKVGQCDSGRYGNGRHSQSLNENSRLDDRQGYLQLPARNGGRESPRTEEQPGSRHSSSGKSSFGPVWHVPEKKSAPSPPPPLPPVRSDSFAATKVHEKGLLPPYSERSDPQNFKKPQPRVAGGPPVEPADYQQKLIRVNERGPGARRSCNPPPKNDSSSYLSMDSYNNNQLSANRLQSLSSTDVRIGQPPHVYVAHHQRQYSDESTLYTHTRSTAVPKQQSVGNYYNSMQELPTDNFNQYYNQAQVRTSSASLANPPTEQNMESAGHNRYYCVTARQPAQSVSQASLVKVENWKGCTGTESAQGLSERNSPAPTKVQKPKYPLPHPEVQENSGYYWLEDSHDRSPATVEEMPSVKPIGDERGSQKSNNGYHLESHYIGFTHNTQDNLKNCGVVQQRSQQKEPQWPEDEGKICPQKTPMLHSLAQESKHLASKQVAPPNSYRQDALDPLATKQQRRSDRYATTLRNEIQMRRAKLQKSKSAATLTDPDEVEEEAESWKEESAEHSTSSSDGSFSNTYKDHLKEAQARVLGATSFRRRDLEPVLLEHPASPSDTLPCYPTMTSSHPHKDVNPQPGFPEAPQSKPIPAAAGGASHKSRIGGRKRFTAEQKVRSYSEPDKMHEVGVSKTHHHSNNADKFITFADRRKFFESTSKPAFLKPANRPNQQGSVDEQSEVRSSRRLHPNETEESWYERRVRATSFGYESSLGALHEDKDNYRDISKKYSDRYMMLEQQRLGTFAEYEATWNEQKKPSEAKTSGMYHSADNILDSGFEEHSKPQYVHERSRSSPSADFYGKSVVVQAKKKAENSQKDQKLPGAKNTDCDISVASLSPGCTVSLQPAYSTEQTCWLSVPDRLSDGGHKECKLDEKLLVNDESTEDKHRSASRQTPPEQLLRPPAESRERAVTLPSDYGYIIQEGETEIKNRDFNNAVPTYLESHTLNDNRIRSQSIGLDNQSTTITAAPFSKKKGPVPQRPPPPKLDKYKRQDIQSSLIDSSESLLSSQRAVGLCSPSIEGPLSAIPAPALNTASTAAEPARAASQSGETQHRKVLENEHRTVEKPDVVHQTTTSSKYPCLLKPSMDVPRSPSPQFAPQRLTDKPPVSIKNEAPSRIEKVMENNTTVKMVPIKILHSESHSEKESRQYLLHNLEPISVPDEQEKDQIKTLGTKQQSYSLFCAYTRQKEEQMKEEQNRTCDVAQNELLWAEIKDSISLSPANSAVKANDRAVDDLKTEELAREIVGKDRSLADILDPNIKMKTTMDLMEGIFPKDEQLLEDAQQRRRILPKQNSPKPAEEKKNEENAASLATSSSYYNTSAPKAELLIKMKDMQEQIVEEEEDLEDELDHDLSEKKQELIDSISRKLQVLREARESLHEDIQANIALGEEVEEIVKQVCKTNEFDKFRMFIGDLDKVVSLLLSLSGRLARVENALNNLDETASTEEKRTLTDKRKLLIRQHEDAKELKENLDRRERVVFDIVASYLNEENLADYEHFVKMKSALIIEQRKLEDKIKLGEEQLKGLTDSLPPESRQPEHRITF
- the LOC121327536 gene encoding protein Shroom2-like isoform X3 codes for the protein MKMMDIVAQKMPSETDVHVARSFLTKILRSSMRKNRFKGRNEPVIRPHSWHSTKFTESQSEAAPAVWPTRYDTSSASHDLSNSWDQTNLQRFSDQFSSLGSMDSLDHSSNSCQHGRLSPAKSNNSIDNLVGGSGGGSSSKRDSAYSSFSTSSSTPDYTLSKSNAASTENMLYKVGQCDSGRYGNGRHSQSLNENSRLDDRQGYLQLPARNGGRESPRTEEQPGSRHSSSGKSSFGPVWHVPEKKSAPSPPPPLPPVRSDSFAATKVHEKGLLPPYSERSDPQNFKKPQPRVAGGPPVEPADYQQKLIRVNERGPGARRSCNPPPKNDSSSYLSMDSYNNNQLSANRLQSLSSTDVRIGQPPHVYVAHHQRQYSDESTLYTHTRSTAVPKQQSVGNYYNSMQELPTDNFNQYYNQAQVRTSSASLANPPTEQNMESAGHNRYYCVTARQPAQSVSQASLVKVENWKGCTGTESAQGLSERNSPAPTKVQKPKYPLPHPEVQENSGYYWLEDSHDRSPATVEEMPSVKPIGDERGSQKSNNGYHLESHYIGFTHNTQDNLKNCGVVQQRSQQKEPQWPEDEGKICPQKTPMLHSLAQESKHLASKQVAPPNSYRQDALDPLATKQQRRSDRYATTLRNEIQMRRAKLQKSKSAATLTDPDEVEEEAESWKEESAEHSTSSSDGSFSNTYKDHLKEAQARVLGATSFRRRDLEPVLLEHPASPSDTLPCYPTMTSSHPHKDVNPQPGFPEAPQSKPIPAAAGGASHKSRIGGRKRFTAEQKVRSYSEPDKMHEVGVSKTHHHSNNADKFITFADRRKFFESTSKPAFLKPANRPNQQGSVDEQSEVRSSRRLHPNETEESWYERRVRATSFGYESSLGALHEDKDNYRDISKKYSDRYMMLEQQRLGTFAEYEATWNEQKKPSEAKTSGMYHSADNILDSGFEEHSKPQYVHERSRSSPSADFYGKSVVVQAKKKAENSQKDQKLPGAKNTDCDISVASLSPGCTVSLQPAYSTEQTCWLSVPDRLSDGGHKECKLDEKLLVNDESTEDKHRSASRQTPPEQLLRPPAESRERAVTLPSDYGYIIQEGETEIKNRDFNNAVPTYLESHTLNDNRIRSQSIGLDNQSTTITAAPFSKKKGPVPQRPPPPKLDKYKRQDIQSSLIDSSESLLSSQRAVGLCSPSIEGPLSAIPAPALNTASTAAEPARAASQSGETQHRKVLENEHRTVEKPDVVHQTTTSSKYPCLLKPSMDVPRSPSPQFAPQRLTDKPPVSIKNEAPSRIEKVMENNTTVKMVPIKILHSESHSEKESRQYLLHNLEPISVPDEQEKDQIKTLGTKQQSYSLFCAYTRQKEEQMKEEQNRTCDVAQNELLWAEIKDSISLSPANSAVKANDRAVDDLKTEELAREIVGKDRSLADILDPNIKMKTTMDLMEGIFPKDEQLLEDAQQRRRILPKQNSPKPAEEKKNEENAASLATSSSYYNTSAPKAELLIKMKDMQEQIVEEEEDLEDELDHDLSEKKQELIDSISRKLQVLREARESLHEDIQANIALGEEVEEIVKQVCKTNEFDKFRMFIGDLDKVVSLLLSLSGRLARVENALNNLDETASTEEKRTLTDKRKLLIRQHEDAKELKENLDRRERVVFDIVASYLNEENLADYEHFVKMKSALIIEQRKLEDKIKLGEEQLKGLTDSLPPESRQPEHRITF